The sequence below is a genomic window from Cyanobacteriota bacterium.
GATGGTCGCGGAAGTTGAGCACCAGCCCTAGGTTGTGCAGCAGGCGAATCAGTTGGTCTTAGTTTGCCTCTTCGGTGATGCCCTGCTGATAGCAAATGCCCAGATAGTGACTGTAGCTGATGAAGTCCTGATCCAAATGTTCCAGTTGCTCCTTGACCGCAAACCAGGAGAGGGGCAAGAGGTCGTAGACTTCCTTCAGGTTGCCGACCTGCTGGTGAATTGCCTCGCGCAGTTCAGGGATACCCTCCCCGGTCTGGCAGGAGGTTTCGATAATTGCCTGGATGTTGGGATATTTTTCTTGCAGGGCGCGGCGGTTGATATCCAGGGGTTGCTCGTCCTTTTTGTTGCCGACGATGATCACGGGGGATTGACCGCCAAAGCTGTCGATTAGCTTGAGCTAGTAATCTAAGCGGTTTTCTTCTTCGCTGGTGCAGCAGTTGCACACTAACAGGTAGAGGCTGCGCTTGGTAAGGAAAAACTGGTGGGTAGCATGGTAAATTTCTTGCCCACCAAAGTCCCAGACGTTGAGGCGCACATCCTTACTATTGACGTGGATGATCCAGGAGGTAACGCTAAGGCCATCGGTTTGGGGTTGGTGGGGGTCAAACTGGTTATGGCACAACCGCTGGACTAGAGAGGTTTTGCCCACACTGCTCTGCCCTACCAACAGCAACTTAGCCTCATTAAGGGGTCGCACCTCACCACTACGGAGTTGGCGCAGATAGTTAAAAATCTCCGCTACCGAACCCGGATCTTTATGCATGTCTGCTGAACCCAGGATCTCTGGAGAAATTGGTAATGGATTTCGCCGTAGATCAAGTCTTTTGAGCCTGGACAGAGTTTCTAAACTGTTGGGAATCTGGCTGATTTGGTTGCTATGGAGGTCAAGCGTGGTCAGGTTGGCGAGGTTGGCAATCGCCGCCGGGAGGACGCTGAGTTGATTGAAACTGAGGGCAAGCTGGCTGAGGTTGGTTAGTTGGCCGATCGCCGCCGGGAGGACGCTGAGTTGATTGAAACTGAGGTCAAGCTCCTTCAGGTGAGTGAGGTTGGTAATCGCTTCGGGTAACTCAGCTAAGCCTGTACTGACCAAACTTAGGGACTCTAGGGTGTGGAGTTGAAACACGACTTCTGGCACCACCGCTAGAGGATTACCACTCAGGTAAAGGGTCTTTAGGTTATTGAGTGCGACTAGCTCTGGGGGAAGCTCAGAGAGTTGATTGGTTGACAGCGTTGGCACTGGTTTGAATCTGTCACCTTCCCACCTCCACTCCCATGTTTCCACCTTGCCCAAAATCAAGGTTTCTAGGTGGGTGAGACTGCCGATTTCCGGGGGCAGTGTGGTGAGGTTGTTGCCGCTGAGGTCGAGTTCGCGCCACTGTTCGGCAGCAGCTTGGTGGATCAGGGCGAGGAGTTGGTCTGGGATCATGGGTGGCAGCGGATGAGGAATGGATGGTTGGTGGTGGATGGTGTAGGGTGGCGTTATGAATCGGGTGGGTAGGCGCTGAGAAATGCTAGCTGGTTCATCATAGATTCAGCCGATCAGACAGACATCAGCTTCAAAACCCGCCGCAATTGTTCCCCAAAGGCATAGTTCTGGGATGAAATGATGATGCCTGCATGGGCTTTCCCTGCTTCCAACCATTGGAAGTGTAGCTGGCAAAAGTCTGCCACGTTAAAGGTGTAAAATACTCGACCTTGCTCCATAGCCAGCACGAGTTGCTCATCATCGCTAAACCCGGTGGTTCGGGTTTCCCCTGGGGTGATCACATCCACATCACGAAGGCGTAACGCTTCCACAAATCGTCGATCCATCGCATCTTCATCAATGTATAGACGAATAGTAGTCATGTTTAGGTACCGATCGTGGCGGCACGTTGTTCATATTCAGCGGCTTCCGCAGCAAGGGCTGCCTCAATTTCAGCCCGATTACTGTGATAGTAAGCTAAGGCTGCATAAACCTGTGCCAGGGTAACCGTGGTTAAGCGATCAGAAATATCTTCTGCACTCCAACCCAGTTTGTAATAGCCTGCAATGCGTTGTACCGACACGCGGGTTCCCACAATGCGGGGTCGTCCTCCTAGGGTTTCTGGTGAGGACACAATCAGGGTACCAATGTCCGTTGGGGTAGAAATCATGCTGTTGTTGCCTTAACAACTGAGGAGCTACTTCCGTTTGGATGGGCTGAATTGGTGGCATAGGGCAGTCACCGTTAGCCAGAGTTAGCCATCATTTTATCAGGCTTTTTCTAGGCAGGGCAAAGGAACAATGCTTGACCATCACTGGACTTGAAGATGCAAAGGTCTCGCTGATCGAGGGTTAGTGTCTACCCTAGCTTAGGCACTCGAGTTGCGGCCAGAACAGTCCTGCTGAGCTTAACCCATAATGAGGCCAACTTTAAACACCAGTGCTGCTACGACGATCGATTGGGGCTACGATCGCCTGAACACTATGCTTTTGTGCAGCACTTGGCCACCTAACAGATCTCAACAAATCTTCACTAGTCGTCATGGCAATGGGTGGCAGTTGGGGCATTATCTTCCATTGCCATAGCCCGCTCGATCGCCTGTTCTAGCAGGGCTAGCCCTTCATCAACGGTTTCAATGCGACAAAGCTGGCCGCGCAGGTCAGCAGCACCCGGAAACCCCTTGGCATACCAAGTCATGTGTTTGCGGGCTTGACGCACACCCCGATCGCCCTTATATTCCCACAACATCCTCAGGTGATCGTAGGCGCAGTGCAACCGTTGTACGATCGTGGGCGCTGGCTTTTCTTGCCCCGTTTTGAGGAAATAGTCCACCTCTCCCACCAAAAAGGGATAACCCATAGTGCCACGGGAACACATCACCCCATCGGCTCCAGTTGCTTCTAGACAGCGGGCAGCCGCCTCAGCCGAGAAAATATCACCATTGGCAATCACTGGAATCGTGAGCACCTCTTTAACGCGCCGAATCCAGTCCCAGCGAGCGGGGCCATTAAAGCCTTGGGCACGGGTGCGCCCATGCACGGTGATCAGTTGGGCACCTGCATCTTCCATGCGACGGGCAAAGTCAAGAATGTTGATCTCGTTATCTGTCCAGCCGATGCGGGTTTTGACGGTAACAGGCACAGGGGCGATCGCCCGACTCACCGTTGCCACAATCTCTGCTGCTACCTCTGGTTGCCGCAACAGGGAAGAGCCACCCCCATTCTTAGTAATCTTGTTCACAGGACAGCCCATGTTGATGTCTACCGTGTCTGCACCCTCTGCCACGGCCTTTTCTGCGG
It includes:
- a CDS encoding DUF5615 family PIN-like protein — translated: MTTIRLYIDEDAMDRRFVEALRLRDVDVITPGETRTTGFSDDEQLVLAMEQGRVFYTFNVADFCQLHFQWLEAGKAHAGIIISSQNYAFGEQLRRVLKLMSV
- a CDS encoding DUF433 domain-containing protein, which translates into the protein MSTPTDIGTLIVSSPETLGGRPRIVGTRVSVQRIAGYYKLGWSAEDISDRLTTVTLAQVYAALAYYHSNRAEIEAALAAEAAEYEQRAATIGT
- the dusB gene encoding tRNA dihydrouridine synthase DusB, yielding MATLSPSLKQRLAEPLRIGTVTVASRVLQSPLSGVTDLVFRRLVRRYAPDSMMYTEMVNATGLHYVKQLPKIMDVDDNERPISIQLFDCRPQFLAEAAEKAVAEGADTVDINMGCPVNKITKNGGGSSLLRQPEVAAEIVATVSRAIAPVPVTVKTRIGWTDNEINILDFARRMEDAGAQLITVHGRTRAQGFNGPARWDWIRRVKEVLTIPVIANGDIFSAEAAARCLEATGADGVMCSRGTMGYPFLVGEVDYFLKTGQEKPAPTIVQRLHCAYDHLRMLWEYKGDRGVRQARKHMTWYAKGFPGAADLRGQLCRIETVDEGLALLEQAIERAMAMEDNAPTATHCHDD